One genomic window of Hymenobacter sp. J193 includes the following:
- the treF gene encoding alpha,alpha-trehalase TreF, translating into MKSSLLRAGLSICLWLLLVPAGRAQPSPRQLFPTVFEAVQLGGVFPDSKTFVDARPKAAPAVIEAAFQQQKNQPGFSLKQFVAHYFELPAVPTAGYQSRVAAGLRHHLDTLWTVLQRQPQDSVGRYGSLLPLPKPYVVPGGRFREVYYWDSYFTMLGLRESGRTALLRGMVANFASLIDRQGFIPNGNRTYYLTRSQPPFFALMVELLAQTQGDTVRPRYQPPLLREYQYWMAGADSLAPGTATRRAVRLPTGEILNRYYDAGDYAREESYAEDVATARQATQPKPEFYRHVRAAAASGWDFSTRWFRDEKTLASIRTLELVPVDLNCLLYGLEQTLARGYRQQGQLSLARAFEQKAQVRRKAIRRYCWDTSAGWFVDYDFVDRQPTRLRTLAGVFPLFFHLASASEAHQVAAGLQRDFLKDGGLVTTLNHSGQQWDAPNGWAPLQYMAIEGLNQYKQQALARTIATRWVGLNLRVFQQTGKLLEKYNVENTQLTAGGGEYPTQDGFGWTNGVLLRLLNQYQLWPEGPEVGK; encoded by the coding sequence ATGAAGTCATCTTTACTACGCGCTGGGCTCAGCATCTGCCTGTGGCTACTGCTGGTACCAGCGGGGCGGGCGCAGCCTTCGCCCCGGCAGTTGTTCCCCACCGTTTTCGAGGCCGTGCAGCTCGGGGGCGTTTTTCCCGACAGCAAAACCTTCGTGGATGCCCGCCCCAAAGCCGCCCCGGCCGTAATTGAGGCCGCCTTTCAGCAGCAGAAAAACCAGCCCGGCTTTTCGCTGAAGCAGTTTGTGGCGCACTACTTCGAGCTGCCCGCCGTGCCCACGGCCGGCTACCAAAGCCGCGTAGCTGCCGGCCTGCGCCACCACTTAGACACCCTCTGGACGGTGCTGCAGCGCCAGCCCCAGGATTCGGTGGGGCGCTACGGCTCCCTGCTGCCACTGCCCAAGCCCTACGTGGTGCCTGGTGGGCGCTTTCGGGAAGTGTACTACTGGGACTCGTACTTCACCATGCTCGGCTTGCGCGAAAGTGGACGCACCGCCCTGCTGCGCGGCATGGTCGCTAATTTCGCCAGCCTGATAGACCGCCAGGGTTTTATTCCAAATGGCAACCGTACCTATTACCTTACCCGCTCACAGCCCCCGTTTTTTGCCTTGATGGTGGAGCTGTTGGCCCAGACCCAGGGTGACACCGTGCGCCCCCGCTACCAGCCCCCGCTGCTACGCGAGTATCAGTACTGGATGGCCGGCGCCGACTCCCTGGCGCCTGGCACCGCCACCCGCCGCGCCGTGCGCCTACCCACGGGTGAAATCCTCAACCGCTACTACGACGCCGGCGACTATGCCCGCGAGGAATCCTACGCCGAGGACGTAGCCACTGCCCGCCAAGCCACCCAGCCCAAGCCCGAGTTCTACCGCCACGTGCGCGCCGCCGCCGCTTCCGGCTGGGACTTCAGCACCCGCTGGTTTCGCGACGAAAAGACCCTGGCTTCCATCCGCACCCTGGAGCTGGTGCCCGTGGATCTGAACTGCCTGCTCTACGGCCTGGAGCAGACCCTGGCCCGCGGCTACCGCCAGCAAGGGCAGCTCAGCCTGGCTCGTGCCTTCGAGCAAAAAGCCCAGGTCCGGCGAAAAGCCATCCGCCGTTACTGCTGGGATACGTCGGCCGGCTGGTTCGTGGATTATGATTTCGTGGACCGGCAGCCGACGCGCCTGCGCACCCTGGCCGGCGTGTTCCCGCTGTTCTTCCATCTGGCCTCCGCCAGTGAGGCCCACCAGGTGGCCGCCGGCCTGCAGCGCGACTTCCTGAAAGATGGCGGCCTCGTCACCACGCTCAACCACAGCGGCCAGCAGTGGGACGCGCCCAATGGCTGGGCACCCCTGCAGTACATGGCCATCGAAGGGCTGAACCAGTACAAGCAACAGGCGCTGGCCCGCACCATTGCCACCCGCTGGGTGGGGCTGAACCTGCGCGTGTTTCAGCAAACCGGCAAGCTGCTGGAGAAATACAACGTCGAAAACACCCAGCTCACGGCCGGCGGCGGGGAGTACCCCACCCAGGATGGCTTCGGCTGGACCAACGGCGTGCTGCTGCGCCTGCTCAACCAATACCAGCTGTGGCCGGAGGGGCCGGAAGTGGGGAAGTAG
- a CDS encoding DUF2062 domain-containing protein: protein MSIPPPPAPESAPPGWLRRKLLMPLLNILKQGLTPRQLSLTVALGISFGLVPLLGVTTLMATAVGLRLRLNVAALLLVSHLMSPLQLLALIPLLQWGARLLGGAGQRLSLARLQYYFSHDWAGGLSLLWRAELGALLLWAAVSVPVVAGLYVALQPVFARLLARQARANGE, encoded by the coding sequence GTGTCGATACCGCCTCCGCCCGCGCCCGAATCTGCCCCGCCCGGCTGGCTGCGGCGCAAGCTGCTTATGCCGTTGCTGAACATCCTGAAGCAGGGGCTTACCCCTCGACAATTGTCCCTGACGGTGGCGCTGGGCATCAGCTTTGGGCTGGTGCCGCTGCTGGGCGTCACCACGCTCATGGCCACCGCCGTGGGTTTGCGGCTGCGGCTGAACGTGGCCGCTCTGCTGCTGGTAAGCCACCTGATGAGCCCCCTGCAGCTGCTGGCCCTGATTCCGCTGCTGCAGTGGGGTGCCCGGCTGCTGGGCGGAGCCGGGCAGCGCCTGAGCTTGGCGCGCCTGCAGTATTACTTCAGCCACGACTGGGCCGGGGGGCTGAGCTTGCTGTGGCGGGCCGAGCTGGGCGCGCTATTGTTGTGGGCGGCCGTGTCGGTGCCGGTGGTGGCGGGGCTGTATGTGGCCCTGCAGCCGGTTTTTGCCCGCCTGCTGGCCCGCCAGGCCCGCGCAAATGGGGAGTAG
- a CDS encoding enhanced serine sensitivity protein SseB C-terminal domain-containing protein, protein MPPIPPMPPQPAFVPTNALEEALMRAANEPEFRPIFYQQLLSHELIILPLPAEGRDTGEITIEPGSEIQLQMLNDNKLPIFSSVERVFEGGIVPEGMPYLRMRGFDFFNMVRGAECVLNPFSPVGKLLTAQELEELLSGNLIEDTSQEAAPEARVQLGQPADYPTALADSVREFSQAQPLVKAVYLAQLQVEGSPEPPRLLLGFDIEGEDPAFLQDMGPFVQPHLREGELIDMMVISTAADDPLAAYFRQTEPVYQKA, encoded by the coding sequence GTGCCGCCCATTCCCCCGATGCCGCCCCAGCCGGCATTTGTACCCACTAATGCGCTGGAAGAAGCGTTGATGCGCGCCGCCAACGAGCCGGAATTTCGTCCTATCTTTTACCAGCAGCTGCTGAGCCACGAGCTGATCATCCTGCCGCTGCCTGCTGAGGGTCGTGACACCGGCGAAATCACCATTGAGCCTGGCTCGGAGATACAGCTGCAGATGCTCAACGACAACAAGCTGCCCATCTTCAGCTCCGTGGAGCGGGTGTTTGAGGGCGGTATCGTACCCGAGGGCATGCCCTACTTGCGCATGCGCGGCTTCGACTTCTTCAACATGGTGCGTGGGGCCGAGTGCGTGCTCAACCCGTTCTCGCCCGTAGGCAAGCTGCTCACGGCCCAGGAGTTGGAAGAGCTGCTCTCGGGCAACCTGATCGAAGACACGTCCCAGGAAGCGGCGCCCGAAGCCCGGGTGCAGCTCGGTCAGCCCGCCGACTACCCTACCGCCCTGGCCGATTCCGTGCGCGAGTTCAGCCAGGCTCAGCCTTTGGTGAAAGCCGTGTATCTGGCGCAGCTGCAGGTGGAAGGCAGTCCCGAGCCGCCCCGTCTGCTGCTGGGCTTCGATATTGAGGGGGAAGACCCCGCGTTTCTCCAGGACATGGGCCCGTTTGTGCAGCCCCACCTGCGCGAAGGCGAGCTGATAGATATGATGGTTATCAGCACGGCCGCAGATGATCCGCTGGCCGCCTACTTCCGCCAGACCGAGCCGGTATACCAGAAGGCGTAG
- a CDS encoding DEAD/DEAH box helicase has product MSTLTFADLGLAPTLLQALEELTFAAPTPVQEQVIPMALAGQDVVGQAPTGSGKTAAYGLSVLQQLDVQVDAVQVIVLVPARELALQVRDALKKLGKYLPNLRVAAFYGGHAFREETASLKQAPHVVVATPGRLLDHFERRSIIPNQLKVLVLDEADKLLELGFQEELVEIIKRLPRRRQTLLFSATMSDKVLELIRKNLTRPRVVNAGEDTDELPENLTLLGHVGTLEQKPAALLHLLNQPETGRALIFCNTRERCAELARFLHGRGVAAEMLHGKMPQPERDKALMKLRNGSAQVLVATDVAARGLDVTLLDTVVQYDAPDKADGFQHRAGRTARAGAAGTAHLLATPKEQAHVQKWPIAEGIKWTPMHAPKLPPAAPKAPRPENVTLHVSAGKKDKVSAHDLVGAFVNVGGVTRDQVGHIEVFDYYSYVAVPRQMAPEVVERLLGAKVKGKKVRVSVVE; this is encoded by the coding sequence ATGAGTACCCTTACCTTCGCCGACCTCGGCCTTGCCCCTACCTTGCTTCAGGCTCTCGAAGAGCTGACTTTTGCTGCCCCTACGCCCGTGCAGGAGCAGGTAATTCCGATGGCGCTGGCCGGGCAGGACGTGGTAGGGCAGGCACCTACTGGCTCCGGCAAAACTGCCGCCTACGGCCTTTCGGTGCTGCAGCAGCTGGATGTGCAGGTAGATGCCGTGCAGGTGATTGTGCTGGTGCCTGCCCGGGAGCTGGCCTTGCAGGTGCGCGACGCCCTCAAGAAGCTCGGCAAATACCTGCCCAACCTGCGCGTAGCGGCCTTCTACGGCGGCCACGCGTTCCGCGAGGAAACAGCCTCGCTCAAGCAGGCTCCGCACGTGGTAGTGGCCACCCCCGGCCGCCTGCTCGACCACTTCGAGCGGCGCAGCATCATTCCCAACCAGCTGAAAGTGCTGGTGCTGGACGAGGCCGACAAGCTGCTGGAACTGGGCTTCCAGGAAGAGCTGGTGGAGATTATCAAGCGCCTGCCGCGTCGCCGCCAGACCCTGCTGTTCTCGGCCACCATGTCGGACAAAGTACTGGAGCTGATTCGCAAGAACCTCACCCGGCCCCGCGTGGTAAATGCCGGCGAAGACACTGACGAGCTGCCCGAAAACCTCACCCTGCTGGGCCACGTGGGCACGCTGGAGCAAAAGCCCGCCGCCCTGCTGCACCTGCTCAACCAGCCCGAAACCGGCCGCGCCCTCATTTTCTGCAACACCCGCGAGCGGTGCGCCGAGCTGGCGCGCTTCCTGCACGGGCGCGGGGTGGCGGCCGAAATGCTGCACGGCAAAATGCCCCAGCCCGAGCGCGACAAGGCCCTAATGAAGCTGCGCAACGGTTCGGCCCAGGTGCTGGTAGCCACCGACGTAGCCGCCCGCGGCCTCGACGTGACTCTGCTAGATACCGTGGTGCAGTACGATGCGCCCGACAAAGCGGACGGGTTCCAGCACCGCGCCGGCCGCACGGCCCGCGCCGGCGCCGCCGGCACGGCCCACCTGCTGGCTACTCCTAAAGAGCAAGCCCACGTGCAGAAGTGGCCCATAGCAGAAGGCATCAAGTGGACGCCCATGCACGCGCCCAAGCTGCCGCCCGCCGCGCCCAAAGCTCCCCGCCCCGAAAACGTGACTCTGCACGTCTCGGCTGGCAAGAAGGATAAAGTAAGCGCCCACGACCTGGTGGGTGCCTTCGTGAACGTGGGTGGTGTGACCCGCGACCAGGTAGGCCACATCGAGGTGTTCGACTACTACAGCTACGTGGCCGTGCCCCGCCAAATGGCCCCAGAGGTGGTAGAACGCCTGCTGGGCGCCAAGGTGAAAGGCAAGAAAGTGCGCGTGTCGGTAGTGGAATAG
- a CDS encoding sensor histidine kinase, with protein MATSILPASRAGLPAWLRLTFRDALVWSSMLALSVVADRRFLTGDFPWHVFREFLVYLLLPTVGAVYVNHLVLVPRLLDQGRYFLYLAALLAWSLLLGGVLKLVFAGFYAQDSWGHSSFNVLFVQLLAMGVLMVWRSITQRRTRLRTQLLERDQQLRLLEAQVNPHFLFNTLNSLYALSLTQSPQTPDMLLALSGLMRYQLDSTQRPRVPLQEELDYLRSYTALQALRLGARCPLVVELPAPEQAAGFTVPPLLFLALIENAFTYGTRRAQGSFVTIKLTLEDGQLQLSLRNALPPATDAGGGAGTGLANTRQRLALLYPGRHTLRAEASATEFCTDLDLTL; from the coding sequence ATGGCTACTTCTATTCTTCCGGCTTCCCGTGCGGGGCTGCCCGCCTGGCTTCGGCTTACATTCCGCGACGCGCTGGTGTGGTCGTCCATGCTTGCCCTGTCGGTGGTGGCCGACCGCCGCTTCCTGACCGGGGACTTCCCCTGGCACGTCTTTCGGGAGTTTCTGGTGTACCTGCTGCTGCCCACCGTGGGCGCGGTGTATGTAAACCACCTGGTGCTGGTGCCCCGCCTGCTCGACCAGGGCCGGTACTTTCTGTACCTGGCCGCGCTGCTGGCCTGGTCACTGCTGCTGGGCGGGGTACTCAAGCTGGTGTTTGCCGGCTTCTACGCCCAGGATTCCTGGGGGCACAGCAGCTTCAACGTATTGTTTGTGCAGCTGCTGGCCATGGGCGTGCTTATGGTATGGCGCTCCATCACCCAGCGCCGCACCCGCCTGCGCACCCAGCTGCTGGAGCGCGACCAGCAGCTGCGCCTGCTCGAGGCCCAGGTGAACCCCCACTTCCTGTTTAATACCCTCAACAGCCTTTACGCCCTCAGCCTCACCCAAAGCCCCCAGACGCCCGATATGCTCCTGGCGCTTTCCGGCCTCATGCGCTACCAGCTGGACAGCACCCAGCGCCCCCGCGTACCCTTGCAGGAAGAGCTGGACTACCTGCGCAGCTATACCGCCCTGCAGGCCCTGCGCCTGGGAGCCCGCTGCCCGCTGGTGGTCGAACTACCCGCCCCCGAGCAGGCGGCTGGCTTCACGGTACCGCCTCTGCTGTTTCTGGCCCTCATCGAAAATGCCTTCACCTACGGCACGCGCCGCGCCCAGGGCTCTTTCGTGACGATAAAGCTGACGCTGGAGGATGGGCAGCTGCAGCTGAGTTTGCGCAACGCCCTGCCTCCGGCCACCGATGCCGGCGGCGGGGCGGGTACGGGCCTAGCCAACACCCGCCAGCGCCTGGCTCTTTTATACCCCGGCCGGCATACCTTGCGCGCCGAAGCCTCGGCCACCGAATTCTGCACCGACCTGGACCTGACCCTATGA
- a CDS encoding YihY/virulence factor BrkB family protein yields the protein MTKVREPGQPRPKLWTDFFLLLRKAAQELGANDPLRLGAATAFFTSFALPPILIILVQLLGSLYSASLVRGLLLTKLANLLGASAAELVQQILDNVTNVERSRLVSWLGFGFLLFIATTLFVVIQNSLNQLWNIRPRRTTRQLSKVLKERVRSLGALLATALLTVLAFTSDTILALFADYIKDFDATFGYFLVQLLNQAVSLLILAAWFAATFRNLSLARVPWRAVLRGAVLTAVFIDIGEYILGHLLVQRNLGPIYGPASSLVLVLLFVFYSAMIFYFGACFTKVYAHYIGIDIRPKKSAVRYRLVDVVEE from the coding sequence ATGACAAAAGTACGAGAGCCCGGCCAGCCCCGGCCCAAACTGTGGACGGATTTCTTTCTGCTGCTGCGCAAGGCGGCCCAGGAGCTGGGCGCCAACGACCCGCTGCGGCTGGGAGCAGCTACGGCATTCTTCACTTCCTTTGCCCTGCCGCCCATCCTCATTATTCTGGTGCAGCTGCTGGGCTCCCTCTACTCGGCCAGCCTGGTACGCGGGCTGCTGCTTACCAAGCTGGCCAACCTGCTGGGGGCGTCGGCGGCGGAGCTTGTACAGCAGATTCTGGATAACGTGACCAACGTGGAGCGCAGCCGGCTGGTGTCTTGGCTGGGCTTTGGGTTTCTGCTCTTTATTGCCACCACGCTGTTCGTGGTCATTCAGAACTCGCTCAACCAGCTTTGGAACATCCGGCCCCGGCGCACCACTCGCCAGCTTTCCAAGGTGCTGAAAGAGCGGGTCCGCTCCCTGGGGGCGCTGCTGGCTACAGCTCTGCTCACGGTGCTGGCCTTCACCTCCGATACTATTCTGGCCCTCTTCGCCGATTATATCAAGGACTTCGACGCCACCTTCGGCTACTTTCTGGTTCAGCTGCTCAATCAGGCAGTTTCCCTGCTGATTCTGGCAGCCTGGTTTGCGGCCACGTTTCGCAACCTGAGTTTGGCCAGAGTGCCCTGGCGGGCCGTGTTGCGCGGGGCCGTCCTCACGGCCGTGTTCATTGATATCGGGGAATACATTTTGGGTCACCTGCTGGTGCAGCGCAACCTGGGGCCGATTTATGGGCCGGCTTCCAGCCTGGTGCTGGTGCTGCTGTTCGTGTTCTACTCGGCCATGATTTTCTACTTCGGCGCCTGCTTCACGAAAGTCTACGCCCACTACATCGGCATCGATATCCGCCCCAAGAAATCCGCCGTGCGCTACCGGCTGGTAGACGTGGTGGAGGAGTGA
- a CDS encoding LytTR family DNA-binding domain-containing protein, with protein MNPALLRLLIVDDEPLAHEVLRTYIGRVAHLTVAGHCYTAAEALAFLHQHPVDAVLLDIQMPEMSGLELLQALPQRPPVILTTAHSEFALESYEHGVIDYLVKPVPFPRFLKAVGRLRPTTPAAAVNSTPAPGPATAPEASAALLLRDGATTHRVPLADIQLLEAYGNYVKVHTAGGRLVVTDTLRRLLTELPEAEFVRVHKSYVVPLRRVERLESQQLTVAGQVLPLGAAFRQDFLRRWHQTAQ; from the coding sequence ATGAACCCTGCTCTCCTGCGTTTGCTGATTGTGGATGACGAGCCCCTGGCGCATGAGGTGCTGCGCACGTACATTGGGCGGGTGGCCCACCTCACCGTGGCTGGCCACTGCTACACCGCCGCCGAGGCCCTGGCGTTTCTGCACCAGCACCCCGTGGATGCCGTGCTGCTGGACATTCAGATGCCCGAAATGAGCGGGCTGGAGTTGCTGCAGGCTCTGCCGCAGCGGCCTCCTGTCATCCTGACGACAGCCCACAGCGAGTTTGCTCTGGAAAGCTACGAGCACGGCGTGATTGACTACTTGGTAAAGCCCGTGCCCTTTCCCCGGTTTCTGAAAGCCGTAGGCCGCCTGCGCCCTACCACGCCGGCAGCTGCTGTTAATTCAACTCCGGCGCCTGGCCCGGCTACGGCACCCGAGGCTTCGGCAGCGCTGCTCCTGCGCGATGGTGCCACCACCCACCGGGTGCCCCTGGCCGATATTCAGCTGCTGGAAGCCTACGGCAACTACGTAAAGGTGCATACCGCGGGCGGCCGCCTGGTGGTGACGGATACGTTGCGCCGCCTGCTCACGGAGCTGCCAGAAGCCGAATTTGTACGGGTACATAAGTCCTACGTAGTGCCCCTGCGCCGGGTGGAGCGGCTGGAAAGTCAGCAGCTGACGGTGGCCGGGCAGGTGCTACCCCTTGGGGCCGCCTTCCGCCAGGATTTTCTGCGGCGCTGGCACCAAACCGCCCAGTAG